In Rubidibacter lacunae KORDI 51-2, a single genomic region encodes these proteins:
- a CDS encoding ShlB/FhaC/HecB family hemolysin secretion/activation protein, producing MPDFSRGHPVGVAPARMTLLAGSFLLFGWLTGMPVAMAQSPPSPRLTQQPSSLPPDLSGEPPNRFDPLPERTPEPTTPTPLPPPVELLTPNSESEPDASTPNGDLTVVVERFEVLGSTVFTPEELANLLAPFTNRPLTFAELLAARSAVTDLYVDNGYISSGALIPPQELVNGVVTIEVVEGGLETIDAIVSGGNLRPAYVRNRIALAADAPLNINRLRDALQLLQIDPRVERLEAELSASPQPGLSLLTVEVTTAKTFGLDLEFDNGRSPSVGSFRRRLTLLDENLTGIGDELFLSYTNTTGSNAIDFEYGLPVNPRNGSVSFAFGFSNNSVIVDPFAALDIESDSRYYELTYRQPLIETPRRELAVGLTVSRLASDTELLNVPFPLAFGANAEGETRINALRLVQEFTQRAERQVFAVRSQLSVGIDAFNATTNDGDIPDSNFVAWRLQGQFVRALYEDALFVVRGDLQLSDRPLVSLEQFSVGGWQSVRGYRQDFLLTDNGALITSEVRLPIFRARNINGVLQIVPFVDVGSGWNNNSIPDPDPGTLVGIGAGLLWQQGDRWFMRVDYGIPLVDDEMDGDTLQEDGVYFSIVVSPF from the coding sequence ATGCCTGACTTTTCCCGCGGACATCCAGTTGGAGTTGCTCCTGCACGGATGACCCTGCTGGCTGGAAGCTTTTTACTGTTTGGTTGGTTGACAGGTATGCCGGTGGCGATGGCGCAGTCGCCCCCCTCGCCTCGTCTGACCCAGCAGCCGAGCTCGCTACCGCCCGATCTATCTGGGGAGCCGCCCAACCGCTTCGACCCGCTGCCCGAACGCACGCCCGAGCCCACAACACCGACGCCACTGCCGCCGCCAGTTGAGCTCTTGACACCCAACTCAGAATCCGAGCCGGACGCATCCACTCCAAACGGAGATTTAACGGTTGTGGTCGAGCGCTTCGAGGTTCTTGGCAGCACGGTATTTACACCCGAAGAGCTGGCGAACCTCCTTGCACCCTTTACAAACCGCCCTCTGACCTTTGCCGAGCTGCTCGCCGCGCGCTCGGCCGTCACCGACTTGTACGTCGATAACGGCTATATCTCGTCTGGAGCGCTCATTCCTCCGCAGGAACTCGTCAATGGCGTCGTGACGATCGAAGTCGTGGAAGGCGGGCTCGAAACCATCGACGCGATCGTCAGCGGGGGCAATTTGCGCCCGGCGTACGTTCGCAACCGCATCGCTCTAGCTGCGGATGCACCGCTGAACATCAACCGCCTGCGCGACGCACTACAGCTACTGCAAATCGATCCGCGCGTGGAGCGCTTGGAGGCAGAGCTATCTGCCAGTCCGCAACCGGGATTGAGCCTTTTGACCGTAGAGGTAACGACGGCAAAAACCTTCGGGCTCGACCTAGAGTTCGATAACGGGCGATCGCCGAGTGTCGGAAGTTTCCGCCGTCGCCTCACTCTCTTGGACGAGAATCTAACCGGTATCGGCGACGAGCTGTTCTTAAGCTACACCAATACTACGGGCAGCAACGCCATCGACTTCGAGTACGGGCTACCGGTCAACCCGCGCAACGGGTCGGTGTCATTTGCGTTCGGCTTTAGTAACAACAGCGTCATCGTGGATCCATTTGCCGCACTCGATATCGAGTCGGATTCGCGCTATTACGAGCTGACCTACCGCCAGCCGCTGATCGAAACGCCGCGTCGCGAGTTGGCGGTGGGGTTGACGGTCTCCCGCCTTGCCAGCGACACCGAGCTTTTGAACGTGCCGTTTCCGCTGGCATTCGGGGCGAACGCAGAGGGGGAAACTCGCATCAATGCTCTACGACTCGTGCAGGAGTTCACCCAGCGGGCAGAGCGACAGGTGTTTGCGGTGCGATCGCAGCTCAGCGTTGGCATCGATGCCTTCAATGCGACAACCAACGACGGCGACATCCCAGACTCGAACTTCGTAGCGTGGCGGTTGCAGGGTCAGTTCGTGCGCGCGCTTTACGAGGACGCGTTGTTCGTCGTCCGCGGCGACCTACAGCTGAGCGATCGCCCGCTGGTGTCCCTAGAGCAGTTCAGCGTTGGCGGGTGGCAAAGCGTACGCGGCTATCGCCAGGATTTTTTGCTAACCGATAACGGTGCGCTGATAACGTCAGAAGTGCGCTTGCCGATTTTCCGGGCGCGAAACATTAACGGCGTCTTGCAGATAGTTCCGTTTGTCGATGTCGGTTCGGGCTGGAACAACAACAGCATTCCCGACCCCGATCCGGGCACGTTGGTAGGCATCGGCGCTGGCTTGCTGTGGCAGCAGGGAGATCGCTGGTTCATGCGCGTCGACTACGGTATTCCGCTGGTAGATGATGAGATGGATGGCGACACGCTTCAGGAAGATGGAGTGTATTTCTCGATTGTCGTCTCGCCGTTTTAG
- a CDS encoding DM13 domain-containing protein gives MKRLVFGTLSLLMLASAYAPAISAGELSSVRHSETRVQLAQNTNLIASGTFVTTEQDHPTKGTARIVLENNRRVLVFDSGFTTAEGPDVQVVLYRGTSVPVNLEASRYVTLAALQSFEGTQRYVLPNDLDLDDFSAVAIWCRAFNVTFGYATLIE, from the coding sequence ATGAAACGCTTAGTCTTTGGAACCCTTTCGCTACTAATGCTTGCCTCGGCCTACGCTCCTGCCATTTCGGCCGGCGAACTCTCCTCAGTCCGTCATAGCGAAACTCGCGTTCAGCTTGCTCAAAACACCAATCTCATTGCCAGCGGAACTTTTGTCACCACAGAGCAAGACCATCCCACCAAAGGAACAGCGCGCATTGTCTTGGAAAACAACCGCCGGGTCCTGGTCTTCGACTCCGGCTTTACAACTGCTGAGGGACCGGACGTACAAGTCGTGCTCTATCGCGGCACCTCGGTGCCGGTGAATCTTGAAGCAAGTCGCTATGTAACGCTTGCCGCGCTGCAAAGCTTTGAGGGCACTCAGCGCTACGTCCTCCCCAACGACCTCGACCTCGACGACTTCAGCGCTGTTGCAATCTGGTGCCGAGCGTTCAACGTCACCTTCGGATATGCCACTTTAATAGAGTAA
- the fabG gene encoding 3-oxoacyl-[acyl-carrier-protein] reductase → MEAATAGVAIVTGASRGIGRAIAIALARAGLKVIVNYARSAEAAEEVVAAIAASGGEAIAFGADVGQAEQVDALIKTTKETFGRVDVLVNNAGITRDTLLLRMKHADWQAVIDLNLTGVFLCTQAVSKLMLKQRSGRIINIASVAGQMGNPGQANYSAAKAGVIGFTKTVAKELASRGVTANAVAPGFIATDMTRDLAADEILKLIPLGRYGEPAEVAGMVRFLATDPAAAYITGQTFNVDGGMIMG, encoded by the coding sequence ATGGAAGCAGCAACAGCCGGAGTTGCCATCGTCACGGGTGCATCGCGAGGCATCGGTCGCGCGATCGCGATCGCCCTTGCCCGAGCTGGATTGAAAGTCATCGTCAACTACGCGCGCTCGGCCGAAGCCGCTGAGGAAGTCGTCGCGGCGATCGCGGCAAGTGGCGGCGAGGCAATTGCTTTTGGAGCTGATGTCGGTCAAGCCGAGCAAGTAGACGCATTAATTAAGACGACCAAAGAGACATTCGGGCGGGTGGACGTGCTGGTAAACAATGCCGGCATCACGCGCGACACGCTGCTACTGCGCATGAAGCACGCCGACTGGCAAGCGGTGATCGACCTCAATCTCACAGGCGTGTTTTTATGCACGCAAGCCGTTAGTAAGCTTATGCTCAAACAGCGCAGCGGTCGCATCATCAACATCGCTTCGGTTGCCGGGCAAATGGGCAATCCCGGGCAAGCTAACTACAGCGCCGCAAAAGCTGGTGTCATCGGCTTCACCAAAACGGTCGCCAAAGAACTAGCCAGTCGCGGCGTCACTGCCAATGCTGTAGCCCCCGGTTTTATTGCCACCGACATGACACGCGACCTTGCTGCCGACGAAATCCTGAAGTTGATACCCCTCGGTCGCTATGGAGAACCGGCAGAGGTTGCTGGCATGGTGCGATTCCTGGCAACCGATCCGGCTGCTGCTTATATTACCGGTCAGACCTTTAATGTCGATGGTGGGATGATTATGGGATGA
- the psb29 gene encoding photosystem II biogenesis protein Psp29 has product MNTIRTVSDTKRSFYTLHARPINSVYRRVVEELMVEMHLLSVNTDFRYDPLYALGITTAFDRFMLGYTPAEDKDSIFGAICRAVECDPQQVRSDADRARALTESTDGDAVSAWLRTERTFDGDDILNDLPGAIANNPRFKYSRLFAIGLYAFLTAADTALIEDEDRRRAALEQACEALSLPREKFEKDLDLYRSNLEKMEQARLAIEDALLSSRKQRERRQQERAAAESSGDTEASPVEEATDSSSEPSTS; this is encoded by the coding sequence GTGAACACCATCCGCACCGTTTCCGATACTAAGCGCAGCTTTTACACGCTGCACGCTCGCCCGATTAATTCGGTCTACCGGCGCGTGGTGGAAGAGCTGATGGTCGAGATGCACCTGCTTTCGGTCAACACCGATTTTCGTTATGACCCGCTTTACGCCCTCGGCATTACGACCGCGTTCGATCGCTTCATGCTCGGCTACACACCTGCGGAGGACAAGGACTCAATCTTCGGCGCGATCTGCCGCGCCGTAGAATGCGATCCTCAGCAGGTGCGCAGCGATGCCGACCGCGCGCGCGCGCTTACAGAGTCGACGGATGGGGACGCCGTCTCGGCCTGGCTGCGTACTGAGCGAACCTTCGACGGTGACGATATCCTGAACGACTTGCCGGGGGCAATCGCCAACAACCCCCGCTTCAAGTACAGTCGCCTATTCGCAATCGGGCTTTACGCATTTCTCACTGCGGCCGACACCGCGCTGATTGAAGATGAAGACCGTCGCAGAGCAGCGCTTGAGCAAGCCTGCGAAGCACTGAGCCTGCCCCGCGAGAAATTCGAAAAAGACCTCGACCTTTACCGCAGCAATTTGGAGAAAATGGAGCAAGCTCGCCTCGCAATTGAGGACGCACTATTGAGCAGTCGAAAACAGCGCGAACGACGCCAGCAGGAACGAGCTGCCGCAGAAAGCAGCGGCGACACTGAAGCTTCACCTGTCGAGGAGGCTACCGACTCGTCCTCGGAACCATCGACCTCGTAG
- a CDS encoding response regulator has product MAVQRILVIDDSRMIRMRIIDMLPTNNVEVIEARDGREGLELIRTQNPNLILLDFLLPKMSGWDVYREVQKQPQFRAIPLVVMSGRKEEVTEKLPEPFEHFAFIEKPFEKEQLIEAIKDARTKVTPMPKPADAPIAAAPVSDAAAAEVQELRTKVAALEKETVLLKKQLVQIVAFLKRKLR; this is encoded by the coding sequence GTGGCAGTGCAACGGATCCTAGTCATCGACGACAGTCGGATGATTCGCATGCGGATCATCGACATGCTGCCTACGAACAATGTCGAGGTGATCGAAGCACGGGACGGGCGTGAAGGACTCGAGCTCATTCGCACCCAGAACCCCAACTTGATTTTGCTCGACTTCCTCCTACCTAAGATGAGCGGTTGGGACGTGTATCGAGAAGTCCAGAAGCAACCGCAATTCCGGGCTATTCCGCTCGTGGTTATGTCCGGCCGCAAGGAAGAAGTCACTGAGAAGCTGCCCGAGCCTTTTGAGCACTTTGCCTTTATCGAGAAGCCGTTTGAGAAAGAGCAGCTGATCGAGGCAATTAAAGATGCTCGCACCAAGGTTACCCCGATGCCCAAGCCGGCCGATGCCCCGATCGCAGCTGCACCCGTATCTGATGCAGCCGCAGCGGAGGTCCAGGAATTGCGTACAAAGGTTGCGGCATTGGAGAAAGAAACCGTCCTTCTCAAGAAGCAGCTAGTGCAAATAGTTGCGTTTCTTAAGCGCAAGCTGCGTTAG
- the argC gene encoding N-acetyl-gamma-glutamyl-phosphate reductase, translating into MGDSDRIPVGIIGASGYGGVQLVRLLLDHPRVEIAYLGGDSSAGRPYADLYPHLGHRFPQAVEPIDLDAIAARCEIVFLGLPHGLAYELVPGLLERGCRVFDLSADYRFQNLDDYTAAYSIDRRDREVAASAVYGLPELYRGRIEETRLVGCPGCYPTASLLALAPLLKQGLIDLETVVIDAKSGTSGSGRKAKIGMLLAEADSTVTAYGVAGHRHTPEIEQLCSELAGQEMRVQFTPHLMPMVRGMLATVYAKLRDPGLVREDLLTIYSVFYRSSPFVRVLPNGIYPQTKWAATTNSCYLGVEVDPRTGRAIVMSAIDNLIKGQSGQAIQCMNLAMGWEETLGLPLLGFYP; encoded by the coding sequence ATGGGCGACTCAGACCGCATCCCAGTTGGCATTATCGGCGCGTCCGGCTATGGCGGCGTGCAGCTCGTCCGACTATTGCTCGACCACCCGCGCGTGGAAATCGCCTATCTTGGCGGCGACAGCAGTGCAGGCAGACCTTATGCCGATCTGTATCCCCATCTCGGACATCGCTTTCCGCAGGCGGTTGAGCCCATCGACCTCGACGCGATCGCCGCTCGATGCGAGATCGTGTTTCTGGGGTTGCCCCACGGGCTGGCATACGAACTGGTACCTGGTTTGCTAGAGCGCGGCTGCCGCGTATTCGATTTATCGGCAGATTACCGCTTTCAAAACTTGGACGATTACACGGCGGCTTACAGCATCGATCGCCGCGATCGCGAGGTGGCTGCCAGCGCAGTATACGGTCTGCCAGAGTTATATCGCGGCCGAATCGAGGAGACCCGTTTGGTCGGCTGTCCGGGGTGCTATCCAACGGCCAGTCTGCTGGCACTTGCGCCGCTACTAAAACAAGGGTTGATCGACTTAGAAACCGTGGTGATCGATGCAAAGTCAGGGACGTCCGGCAGCGGGCGCAAGGCGAAGATCGGGATGCTCCTAGCCGAGGCGGACAGCACGGTTACGGCCTACGGCGTGGCCGGACACCGTCACACGCCGGAAATCGAGCAATTGTGCAGCGAGCTGGCCGGTCAGGAGATGCGCGTTCAGTTTACCCCTCATCTCATGCCGATGGTACGCGGGATGCTGGCAACCGTTTATGCCAAGCTGCGCGATCCGGGCTTAGTCCGCGAGGATTTACTGACGATTTACAGCGTGTTTTATCGCAGTTCGCCGTTCGTCCGCGTCCTGCCCAATGGTATCTATCCGCAGACGAAGTGGGCAGCCACTACCAATTCGTGCTACCTCGGCGTTGAGGTCGACCCGCGCACTGGACGCGCGATCGTGATGTCGGCGATCGACAATCTGATTAAAGGGCAGTCCGGTCAGGCCATACAATGCATGAACCTAGCAATGGGCTGGGAGGAAACCTTGGGCTTGCCGTTGCTCGGATTCTATCCATAA
- the ribBA gene encoding bifunctional 3,4-dihydroxy-2-butanone-4-phosphate synthase/GTP cyclohydrolase II gives MQAQYTSPIFDDIEAAIADIRAGRMVVVVDDENRENEGDLICAAEAITPDAINFMAVEARGLICLAMKGDRLDALDLPLMVTRNTDSNQTAFTVSIDAAGHLGVTTGISAEDRARTIQAALDPTTKPDDLARPGHVFPIRAREGGVLKRAGHTEAAVDLARLAGMKPAGVICEIQNPDGSMARLPQLSDYARKHGLKLIGIADLIEYRLQHDRFVRRETICKFPSQFGEFEIYAYRNELDGSEHIAVVKGNPAEFGQHPVLVRMHSECLTGDALGSMRCDCRMQLEAALKMLESAGQGVVVYLRQEGRGIGLLNKLKAYSLQDMGLDTVEANEKLGFPADLRDYGMGAQMLNDLGVRQIRLITNNPRKIAGLRGYGLEVVERVPLLIEATQYNSTYLATKASKLDHMLLQSYLVGVAIAWRDSTTPTERYERLECVRELARRQSLVVQEEARPVAIALFGKPDLTLHLGFDQADLTTSEWFRDPDHPYIRAIAPILDELGAWDKVLRLEFLVSPGEDPMVGLQMRLDRQSFVLGADRPSVVCQKLATQTIYSFCESGKCD, from the coding sequence GTGCAAGCGCAGTACACGTCCCCAATCTTTGACGACATTGAAGCCGCAATTGCGGACATCCGCGCCGGTCGCATGGTCGTCGTCGTCGATGACGAGAATCGAGAGAATGAAGGCGATCTGATTTGCGCCGCCGAAGCGATTACTCCAGATGCCATTAATTTCATGGCCGTAGAAGCGCGCGGATTGATCTGCTTGGCAATGAAGGGCGATCGCCTGGACGCGCTGGACTTACCCCTGATGGTGACGCGCAACACCGATAGCAACCAAACGGCTTTTACCGTCAGCATCGATGCGGCAGGTCACTTGGGCGTTACTACGGGTATTTCTGCCGAGGATCGCGCCCGCACGATTCAAGCAGCCCTCGACCCGACAACCAAGCCGGACGATCTCGCCCGCCCGGGGCACGTGTTTCCGATTCGGGCACGTGAAGGTGGCGTTCTCAAGCGAGCCGGACACACGGAAGCGGCTGTGGACCTAGCGCGACTGGCAGGAATGAAGCCAGCGGGCGTCATCTGCGAGATCCAGAATCCGGACGGATCGATGGCGCGGCTGCCCCAATTAAGCGATTACGCGCGCAAGCACGGTCTCAAGCTGATCGGCATAGCCGATTTGATCGAGTATCGCTTGCAGCACGATCGCTTCGTCCGCCGCGAGACCATTTGCAAGTTTCCCAGTCAGTTCGGTGAGTTCGAGATCTATGCCTACCGCAACGAACTCGACGGCAGCGAGCACATAGCCGTTGTCAAGGGCAATCCGGCGGAGTTCGGACAGCATCCAGTGTTGGTCCGCATGCACTCGGAGTGTTTGACCGGAGACGCGCTGGGGTCGATGCGCTGTGACTGCCGGATGCAGTTGGAAGCGGCGTTGAAGATGCTCGAAAGTGCCGGTCAAGGCGTTGTTGTGTACCTGCGCCAGGAAGGGCGAGGCATCGGCTTACTCAACAAGCTCAAAGCCTACTCGTTGCAGGATATGGGCCTGGACACGGTGGAAGCAAATGAAAAGCTGGGCTTCCCGGCAGACCTGCGCGATTACGGCATGGGCGCGCAGATGCTCAATGACTTGGGCGTGCGCCAGATTCGCCTGATCACCAACAACCCGCGCAAGATTGCCGGACTGCGGGGCTACGGTTTGGAAGTCGTCGAGCGCGTCCCATTGCTAATTGAAGCCACTCAGTATAACTCGACGTACCTGGCTACTAAAGCCAGCAAGCTCGACCACATGTTGCTGCAGAGCTACCTGGTTGGCGTGGCGATTGCCTGGCGCGACTCGACGACGCCGACCGAGCGTTACGAGCGCTTGGAGTGCGTACGCGAACTGGCGCGGCGGCAGAGTTTGGTGGTGCAAGAAGAAGCGCGACCGGTGGCGATCGCCTTGTTTGGCAAGCCGGATCTGACCCTGCATTTGGGTTTCGACCAAGCTGACTTGACCACCTCAGAGTGGTTTCGCGATCCGGATCATCCCTACATCCGAGCGATTGCACCGATCCTCGACGAGTTGGGGGCGTGGGATAAAGTGCTCCGCCTGGAGTTTCTCGTCTCGCCGGGTGAAGACCCGATGGTCGGCCTGCAGATGCGACTGGATCGTCAGTCGTTCGTGCTGGGCGCAGACAGACCGTCAGTCGTCTGTCAGAAGTTGGCAACGCAGACGATTTACAGCTTCTGTGAGTCTGGCAAGTGCGACTAG
- the trxA gene encoding thioredoxin produces MATVKQQFSSFQDLLARAQTPLLVDFYATWCGPCQMLAPILEEVKVRLGTRLQVIKIDTEKYPQLASDYDIEALPTLILFRDGQPVDRIEGLLNADRLVERLTPAL; encoded by the coding sequence ATGGCGACCGTCAAACAGCAGTTTTCTAGTTTTCAGGATTTACTTGCTCGCGCGCAAACGCCCCTACTCGTGGACTTTTATGCCACTTGGTGCGGTCCGTGCCAGATGTTGGCTCCGATCCTAGAAGAGGTGAAGGTACGGTTGGGGACGCGCCTGCAAGTGATCAAGATCGACACCGAGAAGTACCCGCAACTCGCATCGGATTACGATATCGAAGCGCTGCCAACGCTGATATTGTTTCGCGACGGACAGCCCGTGGATCGCATTGAAGGATTGTTAAATGCAGATCGTCTGGTCGAGCGCCTGACGCCAGCCCTCTAG
- the lipA gene encoding lipoyl synthase has translation MTSIPPLPGSLRLPHPVLPPWLRRPFGNASEISNVQQIVKQRQIYTICEEGRCPNRGECYSRGTATFLLMGPTCTRACGFCQVDKGRAPESLDPEEPQKVAESVAILGLHYVVLTAVARDDLDDGGASWFVKTMQAIRQHCPQTQIEVLTPDFWGGRDAVQQQRDRVRTLVKARPACYNHNLETVRRLQGPVRRGAKYERSLEVLRLVRACDPSVPTKSGLMLGLGETEAEVLDALHDLRSVGCDRLTLGQYLRPSLAHLPVQKYWTPEEFDRLGSLAREQGFTHVRSGPLVRSSYHAGEVD, from the coding sequence ATGACGTCAATCCCACCATTACCTGGGTCGCTGCGATTACCTCATCCCGTCTTACCCCCCTGGCTCAGGCGCCCGTTCGGCAACGCCAGCGAAATCTCCAACGTGCAGCAGATTGTCAAGCAACGTCAGATCTATACGATTTGTGAAGAAGGACGTTGCCCTAATCGCGGTGAATGCTACTCGCGAGGTACGGCAACGTTTTTGCTGATGGGACCGACCTGCACGCGTGCCTGTGGATTCTGTCAGGTTGACAAAGGACGCGCACCGGAATCCCTCGACCCGGAGGAACCCCAGAAGGTGGCTGAATCCGTGGCAATACTGGGATTGCACTACGTAGTGCTAACAGCGGTGGCCCGCGACGATCTCGACGACGGAGGTGCGAGTTGGTTTGTAAAGACGATGCAGGCAATCCGCCAACACTGCCCGCAGACGCAAATTGAAGTGCTGACGCCTGACTTTTGGGGCGGCCGTGATGCCGTGCAGCAGCAACGCGATCGCGTCCGGACGTTAGTGAAAGCCCGACCTGCGTGCTATAACCACAACCTCGAAACCGTTCGGCGCTTGCAAGGTCCGGTACGTCGCGGGGCAAAATACGAACGCTCGCTTGAGGTGTTGAGGCTCGTGCGAGCTTGCGATCCTAGCGTACCGACGAAATCTGGGCTGATGCTGGGGCTGGGCGAAACCGAAGCCGAAGTCTTAGATGCTCTGCACGACCTGCGCTCGGTCGGTTGCGATCGCCTTACCCTGGGGCAGTATTTGCGCCCATCGCTGGCGCATTTACCGGTGCAGAAATACTGGACTCCAGAGGAATTCGACCGTCTGGGTAGTCTGGCACGGGAACAGGGATTTACCCACGTCCGTTCGGGTCCGTTGGTACGCAGCTCTTATCACGCAGGCGAAGTTGACTGA
- a CDS encoding transposase, with product MPNSRNGDSRQTVHSNQGSLELQIPRDRRSEFTPVLVPKGQRCLAGIDEKILALSARGSSTQTFRHNCATSMVWTSPRAGQSGHLYRAGRAAPVTLSPASGNLPNCLARCPAGESPPTRTSGCSRCRFIWGWG from the coding sequence CTGCCCAACAGTCGCAACGGCGACTCGCGCCAAACCGTCCACAGCAACCAAGGCAGCCTCGAGCTGCAGATTCCGCGCGACCGTCGCAGCGAATTCACGCCCGTCCTCGTGCCTAAAGGTCAACGTTGCCTAGCGGGCATAGACGAGAAGATTCTGGCACTCTCCGCCCGTGGGAGCAGCACCCAGACCTTCAGGCACAACTGCGCGACCTCTATGGTGTGGACATCTCCCCGAGCTGGTCAGTCAGGTCACCTATACCGTGCTGGCCGAGCTGCGCCAGTGACACTCTCGCCCGCTAGCGGCAATCTACCCAATTGTCTGGCTCGATGCCCTGCGGGTGAAAGTCCGCCAACCAGGACGAGCGGGTGCAGTCGGTGTCGATTTATCTGGGGCTGGGGGTGA
- the gltX gene encoding glutamate--tRNA ligase, with product MSVRVRIAPSPTGKLHIGTARTAVFNWLFARHHGGTFILRVEDTDTARSRPEFTENIKAGLTWLGMTWDEGPYFQSERLHLYREAVQTLLDKGLAYRCFTSEEELKALRDRQRAVNQAPRYDNRHRDLTPEQCAAFEAEGRRPVIRFRIDDDREVVWDDCVRGRVAWQAGDLGGDMVIARRSETEDFGQPLYNLAVVVDDLEMQISHVIRGEDHIANTAKQILLYEAFGAKEPAFAHTPLILNEQGQKLSKRDNVTSIFDFRDLGLLPKAMANYMALLGWTPPDSTQELFTLSEAAKLFSLDRVSKAGAKFDWAKLDWINSQYLHHLPPTDLVELLVPRWQAAGFAFDLERDRPWLEDMAALIATSLTRLSDATEQSQVFFAKTLSFSDAATTQLQQDGVGAILQATADRLADRSPFDLESAQDLVKHVTKACGVKKGVVMKSLRAALTGDLRGHDLMQSWLLFNRRGLDASRLQDALAIAKK from the coding sequence ATGTCCGTCAGAGTCCGCATTGCTCCCAGCCCCACCGGCAAACTCCACATCGGTACCGCACGTACGGCCGTGTTCAACTGGCTGTTCGCCCGCCATCACGGGGGCACGTTTATCCTGCGCGTGGAAGACACCGATACGGCGCGATCGCGTCCGGAATTCACTGAGAACATCAAGGCGGGACTGACCTGGCTCGGTATGACTTGGGACGAAGGACCGTATTTTCAATCCGAGCGCTTGCACCTATATCGCGAGGCCGTCCAAACGCTGCTCGATAAAGGTCTGGCTTACCGCTGCTTCACCTCGGAAGAAGAGTTGAAAGCCTTACGCGATCGCCAACGGGCGGTCAACCAAGCGCCGCGCTACGACAACCGCCACCGGGACCTCACACCAGAGCAATGCGCCGCTTTCGAAGCCGAAGGCCGGCGGCCGGTGATTCGCTTCCGCATCGATGACGATCGCGAGGTCGTCTGGGACGACTGCGTCCGCGGTCGTGTGGCTTGGCAGGCAGGGGATCTGGGCGGTGACATGGTCATCGCACGGCGTTCCGAGACCGAGGATTTCGGACAACCTCTGTACAACCTGGCGGTGGTAGTGGACGACTTAGAGATGCAGATCTCCCATGTCATTCGCGGCGAAGACCACATTGCCAACACCGCCAAGCAAATTTTGCTCTACGAGGCATTTGGCGCGAAGGAGCCAGCTTTCGCGCATACGCCGCTGATCCTCAACGAGCAAGGTCAAAAGCTATCCAAGCGCGATAACGTTACGTCGATTTTCGACTTTCGCGACCTGGGTTTATTACCCAAGGCAATGGCAAACTATATGGCACTGTTAGGCTGGACGCCTCCGGATTCGACCCAGGAGCTCTTCACGCTCTCCGAAGCCGCCAAGCTGTTTAGCCTCGATCGCGTCAGTAAAGCCGGGGCTAAGTTCGACTGGGCGAAGCTGGATTGGATCAACAGTCAGTATTTACACCACCTACCCCCTACCGATTTGGTCGAGCTGCTGGTGCCGCGCTGGCAAGCCGCTGGGTTTGCCTTCGACCTAGAGCGCGATCGTCCCTGGCTGGAAGATATGGCTGCGCTGATCGCCACGAGCCTGACGCGCCTGAGTGACGCAACCGAGCAAAGTCAGGTGTTTTTCGCCAAGACACTAAGTTTCAGCGACGCTGCGACCACACAGCTCCAGCAAGACGGCGTTGGCGCTATCCTTCAAGCAACGGCGGACAGGCTGGCCGACCGCTCGCCGTTCGATCTGGAATCCGCGCAAGATTTGGTCAAACATGTGACGAAGGCCTGCGGCGTGAAGAAGGGCGTCGTAATGAAATCCTTGCGGGCTGCCCTTACAGGCGACCTACGCGGTCACGATCTGATGCAGTCGTGGTTGCTGTTCAACCGCCGCGGTCTTGATGCGTCGCGTTTGCAGGATGCGCTCGCGATCGCCAAAAAGTAA